A portion of the Hoplias malabaricus isolate fHopMal1 chromosome 1, fHopMal1.hap1, whole genome shotgun sequence genome contains these proteins:
- the slc18a2 gene encoding synaptic vesicular amine transporter, with protein sequence MGFWDAVRDVGLLGWLREGRQSRRLILLIVFIALLLDNMLLTVVVPIIPSYLYTVDDEASMAVKNHSSSLSPSGTFQTIFSLYDNTTRLTNLSPQFSSPTVTPTMNPRPTPNTSNCPKADDQLLNENVKVGLLFASKATVQLITNPFIGPLTNRIGYQIPMFAGFCIMFLSTIMFAFSSSYALLFLARSLQGVGSSCSSVAGMGMLASVYTDDEERGNAIGIALGGLAMGVLVGPPFGSVMYEFVGKTAPFLVLAVLAVLDGALQMFVLQPSKVEPESQKGTSLITLMKDPYILIAAGSICFANMAIAMLEPALPIWMMETMCARKWQLGVAFLPASISYLIGTNIFAVLANKMGRWLCSLIGMLLVGVSIVCVPFAKDIYGLILPNFGVGFAIGMVDSSMMPIMGYLVDLRHVSVYGSVYAIADVAFCMGFAFGPSAGGAIARSIGFPWLMTIIGVVDILFAPLCFFLRNPPANEEKMAILMDSNCSMRTRSYSTQGSSYQMGDDMDLDSPE encoded by the exons ATGGGATTTTGGGACGCTGTGAGAGACGTGGGACTGCTGGGCTGGCTGAGGGAGGGAAGGCAGTCCCGCAGACTCATCCTCCTCATCGTCTTCATCGCCCTGCTGCTCGACAACATGCTGCTCACTGTGGTCG tgcCTATCATCCCCAGTTACCTGTACACAGTGGATGACGAGGCCTCAATGGCTGTAAAGAATCattcatcttctctctctccttccggCACATTCCAGACCATCTTCTCTTTATATGAcaacaccacacgcctcactaACCTCAGCCCACAGTTCAGTTCCCCCACAGTGACTCCCACAATGAACCCCAGACCCACTCCCAACACCTCCAACTGCCCCAAAGCGGATGATCAGCTGCTGAATGAGAATGTGAAGGTGGGACTTCTATTCGCCTCCAAGGCCACAGTCCAACTCATCACTAACCCCTTTATTGGACCCCTCACTAACAG AATAGGATACCAGATCCCCATGTTTGCTGGATTCTGCATCATGTTCCTTTCTACTATCA tgtttgcCTTCTCCTCGAGTTACGCTCTGCTGTTTTTGGCTCGCTCACTGCAGGGTGTAGGATCCTCCTGCTCTTCTGTAGCAG gtatggGGATGCTGGCGAGTGTATATACAGATGACGAAGAGAGAGGGAATGCCATAGGGATTGCTCTTGGAGGACTGGCAATGGGAGTACTAG tgGGTCCTCCATTTGGCAGTGTGATGTATGAGTTTGTGGGGAAGACGGCTCCCTTCCTGGTGCTGGCTGTTCTGGCCGTGCTTGACGGAG CTCTGCAGATGTTTGTGCTTCAACCTTCCAAAGTAGAGCCAGAG aGTCAGAAGGGCACGTCGCTGATCACCCTCATGAAAGATCCATACATCCTCATTGCCGCAG ggtcTATTTGTTTCGCTAACATGGCCATTGCGATGCTGGAGCCAGCACTGCCCATCTGGATGATGGAAACTATGTGTGCCAGAAAATGGCAGCTAg gtgtggCCTTTCTGCCGGCCAGTATCTCATACCTGATTGGGACGAATATCTTTGCGGTGCTGGCGAATAAAATGGGGAG aTGGTTATGTTCTCTGATAGGAATGCTCCTGGTTGGTGTCAGTATTGTCTGT GTGCCATTTGCTAAAGACATCTATGGGCTCATACTGCCAAATTTTGGGGTTGGCTTTGCTATTG gtatGGTGGACTCCTCTATGATGCCAATTATGGGTTACCTGGTGGATCTAAGGCATGTCTCTGTGTACGGAAGTGTGTACGCCATCGCTGACGTGGCCTTCTGTATGGGCTTTGCTTTTG GTCCCTCAGCTGGTGGAGCTATAGCTCGCAGCATTGGGTTCCCCTGGTTAATGACCATCATCGGTGTGGTGGACATCCTGTTTGCACCACTCTGCTTCTTTCTCCGCAACCCCCCGGCTAACGAGGAGAAAATG GCCATCCTGATGGACTCTAACTGTTCTATGAGGACACGCTCGTACTCCACTCAGGGGTCCAGTTATCAGATGGGGGATGACATGGACCTGGACAGTCCAGAGTAA